The genome window TAGGTGTATTGAACACATCGCTGCCAAAAAGAATTCCAATTCCCAGAAAAATAAGAAGAACCGGAATTCCTATTTTTTCGCTTAAGCGGCTAAAAATCATGGCAATAATAAAAAGAATCCCAAAAAGTAAGAGTATTGTGGCCACCAGAACTCCTTGCTTTAAAGAGATATGACTATTCTATCGGTCAGTCCAGGAATGTCAAGGAAAAGGAAGCTTACAGAGAGAACTAAAATATGAAAACCTTTTAATTTGCGGCGACTCTATTTTTTCTATCGACTTAAAAAAATAAAGCGGAGCCCACAAGGGA of Treponema sp. J25 contains these proteins:
- a CDS encoding heparan-alpha-glucosaminide N-acetyltransferase domain-containing protein, whose translation is MATILLLFGILFIIAMIFSRLSEKIGIPVLLIFLGIGILFGSDVFNTPTLWWRGKIRE